The BD1-7 clade bacterium genome segment TGTGTTATCGGTCATATATAAACCTCTTATTGATGACGATATGCCATCTATATCTATCTATCAATTCAATCAGTAACTGTGTTTTGAGACTAAACAGATACAGGGCGTTTTTCAAGCACTTCATCTATGAGCCCATATTCCTTCGATTGGTGCGCATCCATAAAGTTGTCACGATCTGTATCGTTCTCAATAGTCTCTGGCGTCTGACCTGTATGATCAGCGAGGATACGGTTAAGCCTCTCACGTACCAATAAAATCTCTTTGGCCTGGATTTGAATATCCGTCGATTGGCCTTGAGCGCCGCCGAGCGGCTGATGGATCATCATGCGCGCATTCGGCAAGCAATAACGCTTACCAGGTGCACCTGCTGCCAATAGAACCGCCCCCATACTTGCTGCCTGCCCAAGACAAATAGTGCTTACATCAGGTTTTACGAACTGCATCGTGTCATAGATTGAAAGACCCGCAGTTACCGAACCACCTGGAGAATTGATATATATATGAATGTCCTTGTCAGGGTTTTCTGACTCAAGGAACAAAAGCTGAGCGACAATCAGGTTTGCCATGTGATCATCCACAGGGCCAATACAAAAAATGACACGCTCTTTCAGCAGGCGGGAATAAATATCAAATGAGCGTTCACCACGGCCGGTTTGCTCGATAACCATCGGTACGAGGCCAAGGTTTTGAATATCAATGCTGCTTGATGACATCGTTATTGAATTCCTATCAGATATTATTAGTTTCAGCCAAAACGAAAAACGGCTACACCTGAACGAGTGTAGCCGTTTTACAAATAATGCGAAACGCTTTTTGGCGAATTACGACTGCTGTTGAGCAGCTGCAACCTTAGCCATAAGGTCTTCGTAGCTTAATGGCTCGTCAACAACATTAGCATCAGCAACTAACAGATCGACAACGCTGTCTTCCATTACCATTGCTTCAACTTGTGCCAATTGTTGCTGGTTGCTGTAATAGTAATCAACAACCTCTTCTGCCTTTTCATAAGCAGAAGCCAACTCGTCCACTGCAGCACGAACATCATCTGCATCGGCTTTAACTTCTTTGTCTTCAACGACCTGAGAAAGTAACAAACCCAGCGACACACGACGAGTCGCTTGTTCGCTGAACATTTCCGCAGGAAGAAGACTGTTTAGATCAAGCTTTTCAGGATCGAGACTACCACCAAACTGCTGCAGCATCTGCTGACGCATGGTGTTCACTTCCTGATTAATCAAAGCGCCGGGAACTTCAATCGTGTTCTGCTCTAGAACAGCGTCCATCACCTGCTGCTTAACACGGTTTTTCAACGCAGCTTTAAGCTCACGTGCCATGTTCTTTTTAACTTCTACTTTCAGCGTCTCAAGATCAGATCCTTCGATGCCGAATTTGCTAATAAATTCTTCGTCGATTTCTGGCAGCTTGCGCTCTTTTACTGAATTGACTTTGACCTTGAATACTACGTCCTGACCTTTCAGCTCTTCAGCATGATAATCTTCAGGGAACGTTAGATTCAGTTCTTTCTCATCGCCAGCTTTTAGCCCAACAATGCCATCTTCGAAGCCCGGAATCATGCTCTTTGAGCCCAATTCCAAATCCTGCCCTTCACCTTTACCACCTTCAAAAGCTTCTTCGCCTTTGAAACCGTCGTAATCAATATTTACCTGATCACCCTCGGCTGCAGCACGATCTGCATCTTCCCAAGACGCCTGCTGAGTACGCAGTGTTTCAATCATCTGATCAACATCTTGATCATTAATTTCAGTTACTGGGCGAAGAATTTCAACGCCATCAAGATTATTCAGCTTGATCTCTGGGTAAACTTCAAAGGTCGCTGTAAATACAAAGTCTTTATCCTTTGCCGCTTCCTTGGCATCCACTTCTGGCTGACCGGCAGGACGCAACTCTTCTTGGGTGACTGCCTCTTGGAAAGAAGAAGACATCATTTCGCCCAAAACTTCCTGACGTACACCTTCACCGTAACGCTGACGAACAACTTTAGAAGGCACTTTGCCTTTACGGAAACCGTCCAATTGTACTTTTGGAGCTAGTTCCTTAATGCGCTGATCAACTTCGGTTTGTATTTTATCTGCTGGAATAGTGATCGTCAGACGACGCTCTAATCCTGATGTTGTTTCAACAGAAACCTGCATCTAAAACCTCTGAAAAACATTTCTGTATGTAAATTGTGTGAGACAGGGGGGGGAGGATCTTTATAAGATGGTGCGAGAGGAGAGACTCGAACTCTCACGCCTTTCGACACTAGAACCTAAATCTAGCGCGTCTACCAATTCCGCCACTCTCGCTATAAGTTGAGAGCAACTCCCAACTGAGGCGCGTATTAAACACTAGGTTTTTGGGCCTTGCAAGCCCTTGTTTTAAAAAACTTTGCAAGGCCAAGACGGGATTAAACCCGCTCAATCACAGTGCTGATGCCCTGGCCCATTCCGATACACATAGTAGCCAAACCAACGCTCTTATCACGCTGCTCCAACAGATTAATCAATGTAGTCACCAAACGCGTACCGCTGCACCCCAGAGGGTGCCCTAGCGCTATCGCACCGCCATGCAAGTTAACCTTCTCATCCATTAGATCCAGCAAGCCAAGATCTTTCAATACTGGCAGCGATTGCGCGGAGAATGCTTCGTTTAATTCAACAATATCAACATCGCCGATTTCCATACCGCAACGCCTAAGGGCCTTCTGAGTCGCTGGCACCGGGCCATAACCCATAATCGAAGGGTCAACACCCACAACTGACATCGCCCTCAACCTCGCTCGGGGCTTCAAACCAAGATCCCTGGCTTTCTGCATCGACATCACCAGTGTTGCTGACGCCCCATCAGTAATCTGCGAGGAGTTTCCGGCTGTTACGGTTCCATTTTTCGGATCAAAAGCCGCCTTTAAACGACCCAACCCCTCCACGCTTGTTTCTGGGCGAATGGTTGTATCGTCTTCAACCAGCACTTTATTACCGATTTCATCATGCCCCTCAACGGCCACGATTTCACTTTTGAATAAACCGGCCTGAGATGCCTCGAATGCCTTCGTATGAGAGCGCACAGCAAATTCATCTTGCTGGGTTCGATTAATACCATGAAGCATTGCCAAACCTTCTGCAGTAATCCCCATCATCGCCGACGCCTTCGCAACGTACTTTGAAGCCGCCGGATTAAAATTCGCACCTTTCATCATAGGAACATGCCCCATATGCTCAACACCACCAGCAATACAGACATCACCGTAGCCCGCCATAATGGCCTGCGCAGCAGAATGCAATGCCGACATAGAAGACCCACAAAGACGATTTATCGTTTGCGCCCCAACACTGTGAGGCAAACCGGTCATCACCGCCATATTACGCGCAATGTTATGCCCCTGCTCTTCGGTTTGGTTCACACACCCCCAAAGTACATCTTCAATTTCCAATGGATCGAGTGCCGCGTTTCGGCTTAACAGCGCATCAACAAGAGTCGCCGAGAGATTTTCTGCGCGCACATTCCGGAATACTCCATCGCGAGAACGTGCCATGGGTGTACGTACACAATCAACGATTACGACATCATTCAATTCAACACTCATTATGCAGCACCTCCAAAGGCGAACAGGCTTTTTCCGTTTGCAGCGTATTTTTTTAGTAACTCAGGTGCGTGATACATCGCCCCCAGATCATGATACTTTTTCGATTGCTCAATCATGTTCGCAATACCGACTGACTCGATATAGCGAATTGGGCCTCCTCTAAAGAGTGGAAACCCAATTCCCATCAGCAGCCCCATATCGGCATCGACGGCATTACTGACGATGCCGTCTTCGATACAACGGGCGACCTCAAAACACATCGGAATCATCAGACGCTCTATAACCTCCTCATCGGTAAACTTACCCTGCCCCGTTACCGCTGGAGCAATCACGGATGAAACTGTATCGTCCGCAGCCTTGCGCGGCTTGCCCTTTTTATCTGGCTGGTAGCTATAGAATCCAGCACCGTTTTTCTGCCCAAGGCGATTTGCCTCAAGCATCAGCTGCATTGCCGACACTTCGTCGAATTGCATGCGACCCGGAAAGCCCTCCGCCATAACCTGTGCTGCGTGACAGCCTGTATCGATACCTACAACGTCAATTAGGTATGCCGGTCCCATGGGCCACCCCCACTTTTCCATAACCTTATCGACGGCAAGAAAATCCGCTCCATCACGAACGAGCAGATTAAACCCATTCAAATACGGAAATAGCACTCGGTTAACATAAAACCCTGGGCAATCATTAACCACGATCGGCGTTTTACCCATATCGAGAGCTAACTTAACAACTTTCCCAACGGTCGCCTCACTGGTTTTCGCGCCACGAATAACCTCAACTAATGGCATTCGATGAACCGGATTAAAAAAGTGCATCCCACAAAAATTTTCTGGGCGCGCTATGCCCTCGGCCATTTTACTGATCGACAATGTAGACGTGTTGGACGCGATCACAGTGTCAGTTGGTACGTTCTTTTCAACCTCAGACAATACAGATTGCTTTATATCAAGGCGCTCAACAACCGCCTCAACGATGGCGTCGGCATCGGAAAAATCCTCATAATGCAGAACCGGGTGAATCCTACTAATGATATGTGCCATTTCAGCTGCAGACATCCGCCCGCGATCTACACGCTTAGATAGCAATTTAGTAGCCTCCTCCATTCCTTGATCGAGACCTGCCTGAGCAACATCTTTCATGACCACTTGCTTACCTTTAAAACCAGCCTGGTAGGCAATACCGCCCCCCATGATACCCGCACCGACAACCGCCACCTTATCAATAGATGCGGTACCCTGCGCTGCTGTCTTGTTGCGCTTCGATAGATCCTGTTCATTAAGAAACAAGCCAATCAAGTTGCCACTAACTTCTGTTTTTGCGAGACGACTAAAATACTTGGCCTCAACTTTAATCGCTGCTTCTCGATGTAGCGAACAACTCTTCTCAATCGATTTAACGGAGGTTAACGGCGCTGGCATATTCGGTCCTGCTTGCGACGCCACCAATCCCTTCGCGGTTGTGAACGCCATGATACGCTCCATGTCATTCAGCATAACCGGGTTAGTTTTAACCTCACGGATGCGCGCGATACTGAGCTTACCTGCATTAGCTTGTGCAATTAACGACAAACCCGATGCAACAAGCTGATCGGACGCAACAACCGCATCCGCCAAACCTACTGCAAGCGCAGCATCAGGCCGATATTCTTTGCCAGTTGCAATCCATTCAACGGCGTTATCGACACCAATCAAACGCGGCAAACGAATAGTGCCACCAAAACCTGGATTAATACCCAACTTCACCTCGGGTAGCCCGACTTTCGCACGCGTCGACAAAACCCTGAAATCCGTCGATAGCGCCAATTCAAGCCCGCCACCCAACGCAATACCGTCCACAAGAGATACCGTTGGAAATGGCACATCTTCAAGCCCGGCAAAAACTTCATTAAAGCTCACAACGTTTGCTGCGATCTCTTCTTCAGAATGATCGAAGAGACTATGGAATTGCTTGATATCCGCACCAACAACAAACGAATCCTTCCTACTCTCAATTAGCAAGCCTTGGATTTTTCCGTGTTCATTCATCGCTGTGACACTGGCTTTTAATTCGTCCAGCGTTGCCAAATCAAACTTATTGACCGGCTCATGTTTATTGTCAAAAAGCATGGTCGCTATGCCGGCGTCGTCGACGGACACAGATATGGTTTCACCTTGAAATATCATGCAGACCTCTGGATTGTTCATCACGTATGGATAGAGTGGATATACAACTGAGTGTTATCGGGCTGACTGCTTCGCATTACGACATTTCAAGGAGAATAAACCATGAACATCGACCAAGACGGCAGAACTCGCTCGCTAACCTAACGAATTCAGTCAAGTCAGCTTAGCAATGAACCATTTCATCTGCCAATATCAGCCACCTCAAAAGCGTGACTGTTGACCAAAATCATGATTCTGCAAGGAGAGGTAGGGAAACACACCCGCATTCAAGTGAGACAGGCTGAATCAAATCGATAACAACCACCCAACCAATCGAGCACTTCACGCGCAGCAGGATGATTAATATTGGCGAAGCAGCTTCGCATTGCCTGCCGCTCATCATCATCCAGCCGCTCTAAACCAACCTCTGTCATCTGTCGCAGATAGCACTGCAATGCATCGGACAAAGCGCGCCCTTGATTGTTCAGCACCACTTTCAGACGCTCTTCAGCCGCTCCATCCAATTTGAACGTTTCAAGCACTAGTCTGGCAAGTGCCGGGGGATTCATCGGGTTGATCATCAAGCCATTGACATACGGCATAATTGACGCCAATTCACACATTGATTTTAACGGAATAAAAGGACTGGTCTTGCGACCATCATTGACACGGGAGTTATCCCAAAGAACAGGCTTACGTTGAAATATTTCAGCCATCTGCTCAAGGTGAGCGCGGGAATAAGATTCAGAAATAACCTTCTCACCCGTCCAAAACACATCAACACTTGAGTGAAGCCCCTGTCCAATCTCTCGCAGATAACCAGGCGGCTTACACCCAAACACCTCCGACAAAATAGGATCAAACGAATAATACGTAGGGCAGAACACCCATCGTTTTACATCTATCGAACACCGCAGGTATTCGACCATCGCAAGTTGCAGCGATGCCAAGTTGGGTTTATCACCACGCATATCATCAAACAACAACCCCACCTCATCGATACCGATGGAATGGAGCTGCGCGAGCTTTGCCAAAAGATGCGTTTCTGCCGTTTTGTTTAACGGCCATTGATCGTGCAATCCCAGAGGACTGAAACCCACTCCAAAAGCGATTCCTGCGTTGCGACATGCGCGCGAAAGCTCTTGAAGTCTAGTTAACTCATCTTGATCAAATAGCTGTGCCCAGTCGGCTCGTAGCTTTCGACATGCCTTTGGGGCATACCAGTAACTATCGAACCCATGCTCGGCCAGAAATCGAATCTGCTCAAGGCGTTCTTCGTGCGTCCAGCTTCTGCCATAGAAGCCCTCTATCACACCAGCATGCATCCCTGCCTCCTGCATTTACTTAACCACGGTAGTATCGCGACGGTACAAACGGCGTGCGAACGACCTCAACGGGCAGCTTTTTACCACGTACTTCAGCATACAAAACTGATAATCCGGCGCACTGACTATCGATATACCCCATAGCCACAGGCTTTTGTAGAGAGGGGCCAAAACCGCCACTTGTCACATGCCCGATTTGCGCACCGTCTTCAGTAAAGAGATTGGCACCTTCACGCACAGGCGCACGCCCCTGACCGAGCAAACCAACGCGTTTTATCGCTGATCCGTGCGCCATCTGCTCCAACACGATATCTGCACCAACAAACCCGCCTTCACGTGCACCACCAGCGCGGCGGTCTTTGGCGATCGCCCAATTAAGCGATGCATCGACAGGATTGAGCTGCTCATTGAGCTCATGACCGTACAGGCATAAGCCCGCTTCCAAACGTAGCGAATCACGCGCACCCAAGCCAATCGGCTCTACATCACTATGAGCGACCAATCTTTTTGCCAATTCAACAGCCTTATCATTGGCTACCGACAATTCAAAACCATCTTCACCTGTGTATCCAGAGCGTGTCACCCAGCATTCGATGTGATCAATATCGACCCATTTACCGTCCATGAATACCATGTCAGAAATATCAGCACCCAAGTCACGCAAAACACTTGCAGCCTTCGGCCCTTGCAGTGCCAATAGCGCTCGGTCATCCAGATAGGTTACCTGGGCACGATCACCAATGAGCTTCTTCAAGTAGGGAATATCTACGGATTTGCGATCTGCATTAACAACGAGAATAAAATCGATCTCTCTGCGACAAATCATCAGATCATCAACAACTCCGCCATCATCTTTCAGAAGCAAGCTATAACACTGCTTACCGACATCAAGATCAGCTAAGTTTGCCGGAAATATCGACTCAAGTACCTCAGCAACGTTATCACCCGTAACCTGTACCTGCCCCATATGGGAGACATCAAACAGACCGGCCGCCTCGCGGGTATGCAGGTGCTCTTTCAGCACGCCCATGGGATATTGCACCGGCATGTTATAACCCGCAAACGGCACCATTTTGGCACCGTTGTCGATATGCCACTGATTTAAAGGGGTAGTTTTAAGTTCTGTACTCACAATAACGGACTCATTTAATACAGGGCCGACATCAACAATCACGGCACCTTAAACATGGATTTACATAACAATTGGCGGCACACGTCGCCAATTCACAAGATAGATATAGATAGGAATACGACTAAATAATTCAGCCGGGTGAATATCAGGTGAGCGCACCAGCCTTGGGAAACAACGCAAAGAAGTTATCTGTCGTTTGTTCCGCTAGCGCATCAAACGAAATACCACGCATTTCACTGATAAAGCGTGCGACGTCAGCAGTGTGCTTCGGGAAGTTAGGCTTGCCGCGAAACGGCACGGGAGTTAAATACGGTGAATCCGTTTCAACCAGCATACGATCAAGCGGGATTTCCCGTGCAACTTCTTGCAGCTGCGCCGCATTTTTAAACGTTACAATGCCAGAAAACGAAATATAGAAACCCAGATCGATGGCTCGCATCGCCATATCCAGATCTTCAGTAAAACAATGAAGAACGCCAACCGAGCGCCTGCATACATGCTGATCCAAAATCGCGAGGGTATCTTCTTTTGCATCACGCGTATGTATAATCACTGGTAGCTCCAGCGAGCGCGCAACCTCTAAGTGCATTACGAGGCTTTCATGCTGAACTTCAGCAGTATCTTTCGTGTAAAAGTAATCGAGGCCTGTTTCACCAATCGCGACGACCTTTTTGTGATCCGCACAATCAATTAACTGCTCAGCAGAGATGCGCTCAGAGACATCCATTGGATGAACTCCAACAGACGCGTAAACGTTGTCGTATGTATCCGCGATCGATTTCACGGCTGCCGCATTGCCCATATCAATACCGACACACAGCATATGATTTACACCCGCCTCTTGCGCCTCACGCACAACACAATCGAGCGTCGGCTCTTCGAGCTTATCAAGTTTTAGACGGTCAAGATGGCAATGGGAATCTACTAACATAATATCCGAGGGCTTACTGTTTAGTTTTAATGCAGCCAAACGCAACGACGCCGTTACTAACCTCCACTCACTGGCGGAAAAAACGCAACTTCATCACCATCATTCACGGGTGGATTTCCCTTCACAATTTGATGATTCAGTGCAGTTACTATGCCGTCAGCAGTGATGTTATCGGCAAAATCATTGCCACGCTGATCACGAATGCGCGCGATAATATCATGAATTGATTGAATGTCGGAATCAAAGCCAAGATCTAGGCTTTCAACACCCAAATTCTCACGAAGCTTGGCAAAAAATAAGACTCGAATCATCGCTCCCAATCTCCTGACTTGCCGCCGGTTTTCTCGAGCAATCGGACATTGCCGATCACCATGGATTTATCGACAGCTTTGCACATATCGTAAATCGTCAATGCCGCGACCGATGCAGCAGTTAATGCCTCCATCTCTACTCCGGTTTTGGCATCCAACTTACATGTCGCCTGAATTAGCAATCGGGCACTGTGGCCATCATCGCAGCATTCTGTAACATGATGATCAAAATGCACCTTAACGCTAGTTAACGATAACGGATGACACAGAGGGATCAAATCGCTGCACTTTTTGGCCGCTTGAATACCCGCAATTCTCGCGACGGCCAGCACATCGCCTTTTTTATGCCCACCTTCAAGAATTAAGCCAAGCGTCTCCGACGTCATGGAAACCTCTGCCGCCGCTGTCGCAGATCGGCTCGTGATCTGTTTATTTGTCACATCGACCATGTGGGCGTTACCCTGCTGGTCAAGGTGGGTTAATCCATCGCGCTCTGAATCTGCCATCGTTGTCACTTAATCTGCATAAGATTGAATTCAATGCATGAACGCACCGAAAAATACTAAACCATCACCCAATCGTCATGAGTACGAGCCGAGGGATCTGATTCAACGCACTCGAGGCTACGATAGTAATCAATACCCTCCCGCTCAATTCTTTCTAGCTGCTCGCGATCCATCAGCATATGTAAATGCGCCATCGCTTCGCCCAACGCCAAGCCCATTTCAGAGAAACCGATTTCTCTACCAAACAAAGGCTTCATCAGCTCAATCGCTTTTTTCGGCATCACACATTCAGACAGCAGCACGACCAACTGACGCTCATGATGATCAATCAACTCATGGCATCGCTTATGCAACCCATAAAACGGTTTATTGTGCGCTGGCAAAACAAACGTATCTTCAGGCAATACCAGCAACGCGCGTAAAGACGCATACCAATTATGTAGCGGTGATGCCTCAGGCTCTGTCGCCAACACACTAACATTGGGCGAGATACGCGGCAGAACCTGGTCGCCTGCTATGAGTAGGTTTTCATCCGAATTATAAAGACATACATGCTCTAGAGAATGCCCTGCCCCAGTGATAATTTGCCATTGGCGCCCCCCCATCGTCAGTGAGTCACCTTCTTTTAATCGGCGATAAGCACCCGGAACGGTTGAGACGATGCCCTTCATGCCCACTCGATCTTGCATGAAGTCAATAAAGTCATCACCCAAACCGGCACGGCGGTAGAAAGACTCCGCCTGCCAATGCATGCGATTAGTGCCGGTATAACCACGAATGGCAAAATACTCAGCCTGCGACATCAGCAACGGACACCGCCAACGATCACACAGCCACCCCGCCAGCCCGACATGATCTGGGTGCAAGTGTGTAACCAACACTCGACCGATAGGCTTATCTTGGCAATACGTTGCAAAGATCTGCTCCCAAGCATCCTTGGTATCCGGCAGATTGATTCCAGTATCGATAACCGTCCAGCTATCACCCTCATCAATCATGTAGAGATTAATATGATTCAATGCCATAGGGAGTGGCATTCGCAGCCAAAAAATACCGCCAGCAACCTCTACAAGCTCGCCCGCATTGGGCTCCTGCGTTTCAATCATCTCAACTTGCATTGGCGATTTCCTCTCCGCTTTCTGTAGTGTCTCCGACGCTCGAATCCGAAGCTGCAGGCGCCGCTTGCGATGCATGCAAAGCCGCAACATACGAAAATGTCATTGCTGGCCCGATAGTGGCTCCGGCGCCTGGATAGCTATTCCCCATCACAGACGCACTGCTATTGCCAGTAACGTAAAGTCCTTCGATTGGCTGCCCCGCAACATCCAACGCCCGCCCATATTCATCCGTCATCACACCGCCTTTGGTGCCTAAATCACCAGGCCACAGCTCGATTGCGTAAAATGGCGGCTTAACGAGCCCCCAAAGGCACGGGTTGGGCTTGATGCGGTGATCACTATAGTAAACATCAATCGGCGTACTGCCTTTGCCAAAGTCAGCATCAACACCGTCTTTACCAAATTCTTCCAGCTTGCTTGCCGTCTCACATAAACCTTTCGGATCGATGCCACAGGCCTCGGCCAGTGCTTCTAGGGTATCTGCTTTGCGAATCCAACCACTATCAAAAAGGTCTTTCGCAGCGGTATCCGGCACAAACTTACCCGGCCCCAATGCTATGCCAAGCGGGTATTCTTTGCGGTAACGCCCATCAAATACGAAATAGGCAGGAATCGAACAACCCGTCTTTTCATGATCGGCATACTGGCTTTTCACGAAGTCTTCATACGGTTCAGCCTCATTACAGAAGCGTTCACCACGCTTATTGACCACCATTGAACCTGGCATGGTCTTACCAACAATAAATGCCTCGACCTTGCCATCAGGCAAGCGCATCGTCGGCGTCCACCAAGCGTAATCCATCATTCCCAACTTGGCATTCATCTGCGACGCCATTCGAATTCCATCGCCAGTATCGCCCTCATTGGCCGCCGTCCAATCCGATGAGCTCTCACCTTTATGGTATTTCGAACGCCACTCATCATTATTTGAGAAGCCTCCTGTTGCCAGCAACACCCCGGCGCGCGCGCCGATACGTATTGACTTGCCGTCTTTCTCAGCAACAACACCAACAATTCGACCGTTTTCAACGACTAGTTCTTGCGCCGGGCAATTTAGCCACAACAGGATATCTTTCTGCTCAAGGCTCTTTCTCAAACGGCCCACCAGCGCCCGCCCAAGCGTAAGCCGGTTATCAGGCAGTCGTTTTAAGCGTGAACGCACATCGAGCCAAAACGAGAATAACCGCTTGAAGATAACCACATGAGAACGCCAGGTAAAACTGAAAACCTGATGCGCCTCGTCGGCTGTCATCGAGAAGTTTTTGTGATAATCGTAATCAGGCATTCGCATCTGGGCCGATAACACCGACCCTAGTTGACGCTGCGTATAAGGTTTGGGGNCAAGAGAACGTGCGCCGAGTTTGCCGCCGGCTTTTTCAGAATAGTAATCGGGGTATTCTGGCGCGGGGTCATACTGCACTAGGCTGTGCTTTTCGAGAAACTCGAGCATCTGCGGCCCCTGATTAATATATGCACGCAACTTATCGCGCGGCACATCCTCAGAAACAACAGCGTCGAGGTAGGTAAATGCCTCTTCATCACTATCATTGATTGCGGCAGATGACATGCGATGATTATTCGGCACCCAAATAACACCACCAGAAAGCGCGGTAGTACCGCCATAGCAATCGGCCTTTTCGATAACTAGCGTATCCAGCCCACTTTCATGTGCCGTAACTGCCCCCGTCATCGCCCCTGCTCCGCTTCCTACAACGAGGAAGTCGACTTCTTTATCCCACATAGCCAGCCGTCAATTATGATTATTTTTGACAGCCAACCATATCGGATTTACACCAAAAATTCTTCTACTTACAGACATTTAATATGCTAAG includes the following:
- the kstD_3 gene encoding 3-oxosteroid 1-dehydrogenase, whose translation is MTGAVTAHESGLDTLVIEKADCYGGTTALSGGVIWVPNNHRMSSAAINDSDEEAFTYLDAVVSEDVPRDKLRAYINQGPQMLEFLEKHSLVQYDPAPEYPDYYSEKAGGKLGARSLXPKPYTQRQLGSVLSAQMRMPDYDYHKNFSMTADEAHQVFSFTWRSHVVIFKRLFSFWLDVRSRLKRLPDNRLTLGRALVGRLRKSLEQKDILLWLNCPAQELVVENGRIVGVVAEKDGKSIRIGARAGVLLATGGFSNNDEWRSKYHKGESSSDWTAANEGDTGDGIRMASQMNAKLGMMDYAWWTPTMRLPDGKVEAFIVGKTMPGSMVVNKRGERFCNEAEPYEDFVKSQYADHEKTGCSIPAYFVFDGRYRKEYPLGIALGPGKFVPDTAAKDLFDSGWIRKADTLEALAEACGIDPKGLCETASKLEEFGKDGVDADFGKGSTPIDVYYSDHRIKPNPCLWGLVKPPFYAIELWPGDLGTKGGVMTDEYGRALDVAGQPIEGLYVTGNSSASVMGNSYPGAGATIGPAMTFSYVAALHASQAAPAASDSSVGDTTESGEEIANAS
- the gloB_3 gene encoding Hydroxyacylglutathione hydrolase gives rise to the protein MQVEMIETQEPNAGELVEVAGGIFWLRMPLPMALNHINLYMIDEGDSWTVIDTGINLPDTKDAWEQIFATYCQDKPIGRVLVTHLHPDHVGLAGWLCDRWRCPLLMSQAEYFAIRGYTGTNRMHWQAESFYRRAGLGDDFIDFMQDRVGMKGIVSTVPGAYRRLKEGDSLTMGGRQWQIITGAGHSLEHVCLYNSDENLLIAGDQVLPRISPNVSVLATEPEASPLHNWYASLRALLVLPEDTFVLPAHNKPFYGLHKRCHELIDHHERQLVVLLSECVMPKKAIELMKPLFGREIGFSEMGLALGEAMAHLHMLMDREQLERIEREGIDYYRSLECVESDPSARTHDDWVMV
- the moaC gene encoding Cyclic pyranopterin monophosphate synthase; the protein is MADSERDGLTHLDQQGNAHMVDVTNKQITSRSATAAAEVSMTSETLGLILEGGHKKGDVLAVARIAGIQAAKKCSDLIPLCHPLSLTSVKVHFDHHVTECCDDGHSARLLIQATCKLDAKTGVEMEALTAASVAALTIYDMCKAVDKSMVIGNVRLLEKTGGKSGDWER
- the moaD gene encoding Molybdopterin synthase sulfur carrier subunit, with product MIRVLFFAKLRENLGVESLDLGFDSDIQSIHDIIARIRDQRGNDFADNITADGIVTALNHQIVKGNPPVNDGDEVAFFPPVSGG